Proteins from a single region of Nocardiopsis dassonvillei subsp. dassonvillei DSM 43111:
- a CDS encoding DUF3870 domain-containing protein, translating to MYGDDRIQQVLRNPRVVLVSGYARLPDSVASHSQYQRLGVVLAVDTADGRVVAADTTLLTELARDFFRALVEGESVTEDVAELVRRVQTRYAGQSGAALTTALRRCLETYVQLREGDQLPADPGVGQEARP from the coding sequence TTGTACGGCGACGACCGTATCCAGCAGGTTCTGCGCAATCCCAGGGTCGTCCTGGTGTCCGGCTACGCCCGCCTGCCCGACTCGGTGGCGAGCCACTCCCAGTACCAGCGGCTCGGCGTCGTGCTGGCCGTGGACACCGCCGACGGGCGCGTCGTCGCAGCGGACACCACCCTGCTCACCGAGCTGGCCAGGGACTTCTTCCGCGCCCTGGTCGAGGGGGAGTCGGTGACCGAGGACGTCGCCGAACTGGTGCGGCGGGTGCAGACCCGGTACGCGGGCCAGTCCGGCGCCGCGCTGACCACCGCCCTCCGCCGCTGTCTGGAGACCTACGTCCAGCTCCGGGAGGGCGACCAGTTGCCCGCGGACCCCGGGGTCGGGCAGGAGGCGCGGCCGTGA